From a single Lactococcus carnosus genomic region:
- the dnaG gene encoding DNA primase has protein sequence MARLDRDKIEEIKTSINIVDVISQYVQLSKTGSNYLGLCPFHNEKTPSFNVNGVKQFYHCFGCGKSGDVYKFIEDYKQVSFMDAVVEVAEIGGLTLDLDRREAKANPHQAIYDLHNQAARIYHTVLTSTEAGEQARDYLYSRGITDAIIERFSIGLSLPDQDFLYQSVSQKFEEAVLTNSGLITFAENRIFDSFRGRIMFPLKNEDGQVIAFSGRVWQADDVANKTLAKYKNSTTTPIFNKSEALYNIDQAKKSIKKNQEVYLMEGFLDVIAAYENGMTNAVASMGTALTEGHIRQLRRLTKKFILVYDGDKAGQAAIYKALNMLAADEVEIVRIPDGLDPDEYNKTYPNSLGDLMTNSRIVPVEFLMDYLRPENLSNLQSQLAFIELLAPKISAIASLTAQDAYIKRLVEILPDFEYNQVESAVNKRREHVSVISQVDQDAFFFDDGMAPPPPPDFEDYAFDAQAYATNSPKTFEKKYTQIERSELHLLHRMIYHRHVLARVSSVLDFQFIHQRYQQLFEQMKVMDDVTEVSLLNKMTGDDLETVYEVLSSVNVPDDVSEQEIDDLLKNFVQAAKSTQLQSLQEQLKQAKQTGNKALELQLTLQIIAQTQQDGV, from the coding sequence ATGGCTAGACTTGATAGAGATAAAATAGAAGAAATCAAGACAAGTATTAATATTGTAGACGTGATTTCCCAGTATGTGCAATTATCAAAGACTGGTAGTAATTATTTAGGTCTATGCCCATTTCATAATGAAAAGACCCCGAGTTTTAATGTCAATGGTGTGAAGCAATTTTATCATTGTTTTGGGTGTGGCAAGTCTGGAGATGTCTATAAGTTTATAGAAGATTATAAGCAAGTTTCTTTCATGGATGCTGTAGTAGAAGTTGCTGAGATTGGTGGACTCACTTTAGATCTAGATAGACGTGAAGCTAAAGCTAATCCGCATCAGGCGATTTATGACTTACATAATCAGGCTGCACGGATCTACCATACTGTTCTAACATCTACCGAAGCCGGTGAGCAGGCTCGGGACTATCTTTATAGTCGTGGGATTACTGATGCCATTATAGAACGGTTTAGTATTGGCCTTAGTTTACCAGATCAAGATTTTTTATATCAAAGCGTCAGTCAAAAATTTGAAGAAGCAGTTTTAACCAATTCTGGTTTGATTACGTTTGCTGAAAATAGAATATTTGATAGTTTTCGTGGGCGGATCATGTTCCCACTAAAAAACGAGGATGGGCAAGTGATTGCCTTTTCTGGGAGAGTATGGCAAGCTGATGATGTCGCAAATAAGACATTAGCCAAGTACAAAAATTCGACGACAACACCGATCTTTAATAAGTCTGAAGCCCTATACAATATAGACCAAGCAAAAAAAAGTATTAAAAAAAATCAAGAAGTTTATTTGATGGAAGGCTTTTTAGATGTTATAGCTGCCTATGAAAATGGCATGACAAATGCTGTAGCTAGTATGGGTACTGCACTAACTGAGGGCCATATACGACAACTTAGACGGCTTACTAAAAAGTTTATTCTGGTTTATGATGGAGATAAGGCCGGCCAAGCTGCAATTTATAAGGCACTGAACATGCTTGCTGCTGATGAGGTTGAAATTGTCCGTATTCCAGATGGGTTAGATCCGGATGAGTATAATAAGACCTATCCAAATTCGCTTGGCGATTTGATGACAAACAGCAGAATCGTACCAGTTGAGTTTCTGATGGATTATTTAAGACCTGAAAATCTTAGTAACCTCCAGTCTCAGTTAGCCTTTATTGAGCTATTGGCGCCTAAAATTTCTGCTATTGCGTCTCTTACAGCGCAGGATGCCTATATAAAGCGATTAGTTGAGATTTTACCAGATTTCGAGTATAATCAAGTAGAATCCGCTGTGAATAAGCGGCGTGAGCATGTATCCGTCATCTCACAAGTTGATCAGGATGCTTTCTTTTTCGATGATGGCATGGCACCACCTCCACCACCAGATTTTGAGGACTATGCTTTTGATGCTCAAGCCTATGCGACGAATAGTCCTAAAACGTTCGAAAAAAAGTATACACAAATTGAACGTTCAGAGTTACATTTACTACATCGCATGATTTATCATCGTCATGTGTTAGCTCGTGTGTCTTCGGTATTAGATTTTCAGTTCATACATCAGCGCTATCAGCAGTTATTTGAGCAGATGAAAGTTATGGATGATGTTACTGAAGTGAGCTTATTAAACAAGATGACAGGAGATGATCTTGAGACAGTTTATGAAGTCTTATCATCTGTTAATGTACCAGATGATGTCTCTGAACAAGAGATAGATGATCTATTGAAAAACTTTGTTCAGGCAGCAAAATCTACACAGTTGCAGTCCTTACAAGAGCAGTTGAAACAAGCAAAACAAACTGGTAATAAAGCCTTAGAATTACAATTAACCTTGCAAATTATTGCGCAAACACAACAAGATGGGGTATAA
- a CDS encoding transporter substrate-binding domain-containing protein has product MTLKKLGLTFMALTLLVTLAACGTSSKNGLSKIKDKGTLTVAVSPDYAPFEFQMLKDGKNVVVGSDIDLANEIGKALGVKVKIQAMDFNNVLASVTSGKADIAISGISADAERKKAYDFSDSYYSAQNVIVVKKANQDKLKTLAEFKGKKVAAQKGSVQEKVATEQVKDASLVALIKTGQAINELKNGTVEGVVLEGPIAKSYVSANSDLMISDIKLDSSDTDSYCVAMPKKSDALKKEIDQVIKKLKATDAVNKSVEKNFELAQTAK; this is encoded by the coding sequence ATGACATTAAAAAAACTAGGCCTAACGTTTATGGCCTTAACATTGCTTGTGACACTTGCTGCATGTGGCACCTCATCAAAAAATGGCTTATCTAAAATAAAAGATAAAGGGACTTTGACAGTTGCTGTCAGTCCTGACTATGCACCATTTGAGTTTCAGATGCTAAAAGATGGCAAAAATGTCGTTGTTGGATCTGATATTGATTTAGCAAATGAAATTGGTAAAGCCTTGGGTGTAAAAGTTAAAATCCAGGCTATGGACTTTAACAACGTACTTGCGAGTGTGACCAGTGGTAAAGCTGATATCGCCATATCAGGTATATCTGCTGATGCAGAACGTAAGAAAGCCTATGATTTTTCAGATAGCTACTATTCAGCACAAAACGTGATCGTTGTGAAGAAAGCCAATCAGGATAAACTGAAAACACTTGCTGAGTTTAAAGGTAAAAAAGTGGCAGCTCAAAAAGGATCTGTTCAAGAGAAAGTAGCGACTGAACAGGTTAAGGATGCCTCATTAGTTGCCTTGATCAAAACAGGACAAGCAATCAATGAACTTAAAAATGGCACAGTCGAAGGGGTTGTATTAGAAGGCCCGATCGCTAAGTCTTATGTGTCAGCCAACTCGGATTTAATGATTTCAGATATCAAATTAGATTCTTCAGATACAGATAGTTACTGTGTCGCGATGCCTAAAAAATCTGATGCACTAAAAAAAGAAATTGATCAAGTAATCAAGAAATTAAAAGCAACTGATGCAGTTAACAAATCAGTTGAGAAAAACTTTGAATTAGCACAAACAGCTAAATAA
- the def gene encoding peptide deformylase, translated as MSVQDNLIKASHLIDMNDIIREGNPTLRQEGLDVTLPLSDEDIILGEKMLAFLRHSQDPVMAEKMGLRGGVGLAAPQLDVSKKIIACLVPKEFDTEEAAEMTSDAYRLATIMYNAKIVAHSVQDAALADGEGCLSVDRDVPGYVVRHARVTVEYIDKNGDTQRLKLRGYDAMVVQHEIDHTNGIMFYDRINEANPFAIKEGMLIIE; from the coding sequence ATGTCAGTACAAGATAATTTAATTAAAGCAAGCCATTTAATCGATATGAATGATATCATTCGTGAAGGCAATCCAACATTACGCCAAGAAGGCCTAGACGTTACGTTACCACTTTCTGATGAGGATATTATTCTCGGAGAAAAGATGTTAGCCTTTTTACGTCATTCACAAGATCCAGTCATGGCTGAAAAAATGGGACTTCGTGGTGGTGTTGGCCTTGCTGCACCACAACTTGATGTTTCTAAAAAGATCATCGCTTGCCTAGTCCCAAAAGAATTTGATACAGAAGAAGCAGCTGAAATGACAAGTGATGCCTATCGCCTTGCAACCATCATGTACAATGCTAAAATCGTGGCACACTCTGTTCAAGATGCTGCCCTTGCAGATGGTGAAGGATGCTTATCGGTCGATCGTGACGTTCCTGGTTATGTCGTGCGACATGCACGTGTCACTGTTGAGTATATCGATAAAAACGGAGACACCCAACGTCTCAAACTCAGAGGCTATGATGCTATGGTCGTACAACATGAAATCGACCATACCAATGGCATCATGTTTTATGATCGAATTAATGAAGCAAATCCTTTCGCTATTAAAGAAGGTATGCTAATCATTGAATAA
- a CDS encoding ATP-dependent Clp protease ATP-binding subunit, producing the protein MLCQNCQLNEATIHLYTNMNGTKKQNDLCQNCYQIMKAGGRENLLGGSAANPAKNQSDNNFNPFDDLFGTLGNNASRANNRSDQATPPTQSGRGGNGNGGRGNSKAKGMLEDFGFNVTESARKGEIDPVIGRDQEITRVIEILNRRTKNNPVLIGEPGVGKTAVVEGLAQKIVDGDVPQKLQNKEVIRLDVVSLVQGTGIRGQFEERMQKLMKEISSRKDVILFIDEIHEIVGAGAAGDGNMDAGNILKPALARGELQLVGATTLNEYRIIEKDAALERRMQPVKVDEPSVEETITILRGIQSRYEDYHHVSYTDEAIEQAAILSNRYIQDRFLPDKAIDLLDESGSKKNLTLKFIDPEEIAKRIQSSEDAKNDALRSEDFEKAAHFRDQIAKLRELSKQKLADEDTPIITEKDIESIIEEKTHIPVGDLKEKEQTQLINLSDDLKGHVIGQDEAIDKIAKAVRRNRVGLGKANRPIGSFMFVGPTGVGKTELAKQLALELFGSQNSMIRFDMSEYMEKHSVAKLIGAPPGYVGYEEAGQLTEKVRRNPYSLILLDEIEKAHPDVMHMFLQILDDGRLTDAQGRTISFKDTIIIMTSNAGTGKVEANVGFGAAREGLTNSVLGQLGDFFSPEFMNRFDAIIEFKTLSKENLLKIVDLMLADVNGQIKRNEIHLEVTKEVKEKLVELGYDPKMGARPLRRTIQDHIEDKIADFYIEHPDYKNLLADLIDDEIVISAVAVADQDDTTAIRSTVSDDNETE; encoded by the coding sequence ATGCTCTGTCAAAACTGTCAACTTAATGAAGCAACCATTCACCTTTATACAAATATGAATGGCACTAAAAAGCAAAATGATCTTTGCCAAAACTGTTATCAAATTATGAAAGCTGGAGGTCGCGAAAATCTGCTAGGTGGTTCAGCTGCTAACCCAGCAAAAAATCAATCAGATAATAACTTTAATCCATTTGACGACCTATTTGGTACGCTAGGCAATAATGCAAGTCGTGCCAATAATCGTTCTGACCAAGCAACACCGCCGACCCAATCTGGCAGAGGTGGAAATGGTAATGGCGGTAGAGGTAATAGCAAGGCCAAAGGTATGTTAGAAGATTTTGGCTTTAATGTGACGGAAAGCGCCCGTAAAGGGGAGATCGATCCTGTTATCGGCCGAGATCAAGAGATCACGCGTGTCATAGAAATTTTGAATCGTCGGACTAAAAATAACCCTGTCTTAATCGGGGAACCAGGTGTCGGGAAAACGGCAGTTGTAGAAGGACTAGCACAAAAAATAGTCGACGGTGATGTACCGCAAAAACTGCAAAATAAAGAAGTGATTCGACTTGACGTGGTCAGTCTGGTACAAGGAACAGGTATCCGTGGTCAATTTGAAGAACGGATGCAAAAATTAATGAAAGAAATTTCTAGTCGTAAAGACGTGATTCTGTTCATTGATGAAATCCATGAGATTGTTGGTGCCGGTGCAGCCGGTGATGGCAATATGGATGCTGGTAATATCTTGAAACCAGCGCTTGCCCGTGGCGAGTTACAACTTGTCGGGGCGACGACACTTAATGAGTACCGGATCATTGAAAAAGATGCGGCCTTAGAACGTCGGATGCAGCCAGTTAAAGTAGATGAGCCATCTGTTGAAGAAACGATTACGATTTTACGTGGGATTCAAAGTCGCTATGAAGACTACCATCATGTGAGCTACACAGATGAGGCAATCGAACAGGCAGCGATTTTATCTAATCGCTATATTCAAGATCGATTCTTACCAGATAAGGCAATTGATTTATTAGATGAGTCTGGTTCCAAAAAAAATCTGACATTAAAATTTATCGATCCTGAAGAAATTGCCAAGCGCATTCAGTCATCTGAGGATGCTAAAAATGATGCCCTTCGGTCTGAGGATTTTGAAAAGGCAGCACATTTTCGTGACCAGATTGCTAAATTACGTGAATTATCGAAGCAGAAGCTTGCGGATGAAGATACACCGATCATTACAGAAAAAGATATCGAATCTATTATCGAAGAAAAAACGCATATTCCTGTTGGTGATTTAAAAGAAAAAGAACAAACACAGTTAATCAATTTGTCGGATGACTTAAAGGGACACGTGATTGGACAAGATGAAGCAATCGATAAGATTGCTAAGGCAGTACGTCGTAATCGTGTTGGCTTAGGTAAGGCAAATCGACCAATTGGTAGCTTTATGTTTGTTGGCCCAACTGGTGTTGGTAAAACAGAATTGGCTAAGCAATTAGCTTTGGAACTCTTTGGTAGTCAGAACAGCATGATTCGCTTTGATATGAGTGAATACATGGAAAAACATAGTGTGGCTAAATTGATTGGGGCACCTCCAGGGTATGTTGGCTATGAAGAAGCTGGTCAATTAACTGAGAAAGTCCGCCGCAATCCCTACTCACTGATTTTACTTGATGAGATTGAAAAAGCACATCCAGATGTCATGCATATGTTCTTACAAATTCTAGATGATGGTCGCTTGACAGATGCACAAGGTAGAACGATTAGCTTTAAGGATACGATTATCATCATGACGTCAAATGCTGGTACCGGTAAGGTAGAGGCTAATGTCGGCTTTGGTGCGGCTCGTGAAGGCTTGACCAATTCTGTCTTGGGTCAACTAGGTGATTTCTTTAGTCCTGAATTTATGAATCGCTTCGATGCTATCATTGAATTTAAGACACTTAGCAAGGAAAATCTACTTAAAATAGTTGATTTGATGTTAGCAGATGTCAATGGGCAAATCAAACGCAATGAGATTCATTTGGAAGTGACAAAAGAAGTCAAAGAAAAATTAGTTGAACTAGGTTATGATCCTAAAATGGGTGCTAGACCTTTACGTCGAACAATTCAGGATCATATCGAAGATAAGATTGCTGATTTCTACATCGAACATCCAGACTACAAGAACCTGTTAGCAGATCTGATTGATGATGAGATTGTCATATCGGCAGTAGCAGTTGCTGATCAGGATGACACGACAGCTATTAGATCAACTGTCTCTGACGACAATGAAACTGAGTAA
- a CDS encoding transporter substrate-binding domain-containing protein — MKIKKLGLVLVSLGAIVALAACGADKQSGADKYLSKIKDKGTLTVALNPDFAPFEFQIIKDGKNEIVGSDVDLANEIGKSLGVKVKFQAMDFNNVLASVQSGKADIAVSGISATAERKKAYDFSTPYYTAKNVMIVKKSDLTTYKKLSDFSGVKVAVQKGSVQENIVSDQIKGVNAVSLIKNGQMINELKNDTVSGVVFEEPIAKAYVSANPDLTIVSSIQFDSSKSDSYAIALPKDSGNLKTEVDKVIKKLKADGQIDKLVEKNFELSQKSAK, encoded by the coding sequence ATGAAGATAAAGAAATTAGGATTAGTGCTTGTGTCACTTGGTGCAATTGTTGCCTTGGCTGCTTGTGGTGCGGATAAGCAGTCTGGTGCAGATAAATATCTCAGTAAAATAAAGGATAAAGGGACATTGACTGTTGCTTTAAATCCTGATTTTGCACCATTTGAGTTTCAAATCATCAAGGATGGTAAAAATGAGATTGTCGGTTCTGACGTTGATCTGGCAAATGAAATCGGTAAATCATTAGGTGTTAAAGTTAAGTTTCAAGCCATGGATTTTAACAATGTTTTAGCTTCAGTACAATCTGGAAAGGCTGATATTGCTGTTTCTGGTATTTCTGCAACAGCTGAGCGTAAAAAAGCCTACGACTTCTCAACACCTTACTATACTGCTAAGAATGTGATGATTGTCAAAAAATCTGATCTTACTACCTATAAAAAGTTATCTGATTTTTCGGGTGTTAAAGTTGCAGTTCAAAAAGGATCGGTTCAAGAAAACATTGTTAGCGACCAAATCAAGGGTGTCAATGCTGTCAGTCTAATCAAAAATGGTCAAATGATTAATGAACTTAAAAATGATACGGTGTCAGGTGTTGTCTTTGAAGAACCGATTGCTAAAGCCTATGTGTCAGCAAATCCTGATTTAACGATTGTGTCGAGTATCCAATTTGATTCATCAAAATCGGATAGTTATGCCATTGCTTTACCAAAAGACTCTGGTAATCTTAAAACAGAAGTAGATAAGGTGATTAAAAAACTCAAGGCTGATGGCCAAATAGATAAATTGGTTGAAAAGAATTTTGAGTTATCTCAAAAATCTGCTAAATAA
- the rpoD gene encoding RNA polymerase sigma factor RpoD, translated as MTKNNKKIGSAFNVATAEFIRDHKSLGQAVDDDITTELVTEFELDTDGIEALLTKIQDAGISIIDKNGEPSVMALESSKVEVKEAKEEIEEIVTNVRIDDPVRMYLKEIGRFPLLTFDEETKLAEAIVEGGEGGEMAKQMLAEANLRLVVSIAKRYSGRGMQFLDLIQEGNMGLMKAVDKFDHTKGFKFSTYATWWIRQAITRAIADQARTIRIPVHMVETINKLIRIQRQLLQDLGRDPSPEEIGAEMDIKAERVREILKIAQEPVSLETPIGEEDDSHLGDFIEDDAIESPVDYTNRVMLREQLDEVMDTLTDREENVLRMRFGLDDGRMHTLEDVGKQFKVTRERIRQIEAKALKKLRHPRRSKQLRDFM; from the coding sequence ATAACTAAAAATAACAAAAAAATTGGTTCAGCATTTAATGTTGCGACAGCTGAATTTATTCGGGACCATAAGAGTTTAGGTCAAGCAGTTGATGATGATATCACGACTGAGCTTGTTACTGAATTTGAATTAGATACAGATGGTATTGAAGCACTGCTTACAAAAATTCAAGATGCAGGCATCTCTATCATTGATAAGAACGGTGAACCGTCTGTAATGGCGCTTGAGTCGTCAAAAGTTGAAGTAAAAGAAGCTAAAGAAGAAATTGAAGAGATCGTGACAAATGTTCGGATAGATGATCCAGTTCGGATGTATTTAAAAGAAATCGGTCGCTTCCCCTTGCTTACTTTTGATGAGGAGACAAAATTAGCTGAGGCCATCGTCGAAGGTGGTGAAGGTGGAGAAATGGCTAAGCAAATGCTTGCTGAAGCCAATCTTCGTCTTGTTGTCTCTATTGCCAAACGTTATTCAGGCCGTGGCATGCAGTTTCTTGATTTGATTCAAGAAGGCAATATGGGCTTGATGAAAGCTGTTGACAAATTTGACCATACAAAAGGCTTCAAATTTTCAACTTATGCCACGTGGTGGATTCGTCAAGCAATCACACGTGCCATAGCTGACCAAGCACGCACGATTCGTATTCCTGTCCACATGGTTGAAACAATCAATAAATTGATTCGGATTCAACGCCAACTCTTACAAGATTTGGGACGTGATCCATCACCAGAAGAAATTGGTGCTGAAATGGATATTAAGGCTGAACGTGTTAGAGAAATTTTGAAAATCGCACAAGAGCCTGTATCATTGGAAACACCGATTGGTGAGGAAGATGATTCGCATCTTGGAGATTTCATCGAGGATGATGCGATTGAGAGTCCAGTTGACTATACCAACCGTGTGATGCTCCGTGAACAGCTAGATGAAGTCATGGATACCCTAACTGACCGTGAAGAAAACGTCCTTCGGATGCGCTTTGGTCTAGATGATGGCAGAATGCACACACTTGAAGATGTTGGTAAACAATTTAAAGTGACTCGTGAACGTATCCGTCAAATTGAAGCAAAGGCCTTAAAGAAATTGCGTCATCCAAGACGTAGTAAGCAATTAAGAGACTTCATGTAA
- the uvrB gene encoding excinuclease ABC subunit UvrB, whose amino-acid sequence MIEKDTLRKFELISKYSPSGDQPTAIEALCEGIENGEKAQILLGATGTGKTYTMSQVIARENRPTLVIAHNKTLAGQLYGEFKEFFPNNAVEYFVSYYDYYQPEAYVPSSDTYIEKDSSVNEEIDKLRHSATSSLLERNDVIVVASVSCIYGLGNPKEYADNVVSLRPGLEISRDHLLNSLVDIQFERNDIDFQRGKFRVRGDVVEIFPASRDENAFRVEFFGDEIERIREIEALTGHVLGEVEHLAIFPATHFVTNDEHMEDSIAKIEAELEGQLKTFNEEGKLLEAQRLEQRTNYDIEMLREMGYTNGVENYSRHMDGRSEGEPPYTLLDFFPDDFMIMIDESHMTMGQIKGMYNGDRARKEMLVNYGFRLPSALDNRPLKREEFESHIHQIVYVSATPGDYELEQTDTIVEQIIRPTGLLDPIVEVRPSMGQIDDLLGEINERAERNERTFVTTMTKKMAEDLTTYFKEMGVKVKYMHSDIKTLERTEILRDLRLGVFDVLIGINLLREGIDVPEVSLVAILDADKEGFLRNARGLVQTIGRAARNSEGRVIMYADKMTASMQIAIEETARRRETQMAYNTEHGITPTTIIKEIRDKIGLTKVADDGQEVAVDYTTMNRKERKAAIKTLTEQMNEAAGNLDYELAAQIRDTILEIKAID is encoded by the coding sequence ATGATAGAAAAAGACACGTTACGAAAATTTGAACTAATCTCAAAATATTCGCCTTCTGGAGATCAGCCTACAGCGATAGAGGCCTTATGTGAAGGCATCGAAAATGGTGAAAAGGCACAGATTCTTTTAGGTGCAACAGGAACTGGTAAGACTTATACCATGAGTCAAGTGATTGCTAGGGAAAATAGACCAACATTAGTGATTGCACATAATAAAACACTTGCAGGCCAACTCTATGGTGAGTTTAAAGAATTCTTCCCTAATAATGCGGTTGAATATTTTGTTTCCTACTATGATTATTATCAGCCAGAGGCTTATGTGCCTTCAAGTGACACCTATATCGAAAAAGATTCATCTGTCAATGAAGAAATTGATAAACTCCGCCACAGTGCGACGAGTTCGCTTTTAGAGCGCAATGACGTGATCGTGGTTGCATCGGTCAGCTGTATTTATGGCTTGGGTAATCCAAAAGAATATGCTGATAATGTGGTGAGTTTACGTCCTGGACTAGAGATCTCTAGGGATCACCTATTAAATAGCTTGGTTGATATTCAGTTTGAGCGCAATGATATAGACTTCCAGCGTGGCAAATTCCGTGTACGAGGAGATGTGGTCGAAATATTTCCAGCTTCTCGTGACGAAAATGCGTTTCGGGTTGAATTTTTTGGTGATGAAATTGAACGTATTCGTGAAATTGAAGCCCTAACAGGACATGTACTCGGTGAAGTCGAACATCTAGCCATATTCCCAGCGACTCACTTTGTGACAAATGATGAGCATATGGAAGACTCGATTGCTAAAATAGAAGCAGAACTTGAAGGGCAACTCAAGACCTTCAATGAAGAAGGGAAATTATTAGAAGCACAGCGCTTGGAGCAGCGGACAAATTATGATATTGAGATGCTCCGTGAGATGGGCTACACAAATGGCGTCGAAAACTATTCTCGCCATATGGATGGGCGATCTGAAGGTGAACCCCCGTATACACTCCTTGATTTCTTCCCAGATGATTTCATGATCATGATCGATGAGAGTCACATGACCATGGGTCAGATAAAGGGGATGTATAATGGTGACCGTGCGCGTAAGGAGATGCTGGTTAACTATGGCTTCCGCTTGCCAAGTGCCTTAGACAATCGACCTTTGAAACGAGAAGAATTTGAGAGTCACATTCATCAAATCGTCTATGTATCAGCAACACCAGGAGACTATGAGTTAGAACAGACAGATACCATCGTTGAACAAATCATACGACCAACTGGCCTATTAGATCCTATCGTTGAAGTCAGACCTAGCATGGGACAGATTGATGATTTATTAGGGGAAATAAATGAACGTGCTGAGCGTAACGAACGCACCTTTGTGACGACCATGACCAAGAAAATGGCAGAAGACTTAACGACTTATTTCAAGGAAATGGGTGTTAAGGTTAAATACATGCACTCAGATATTAAAACCTTAGAGCGAACGGAAATTCTCCGTGACTTAAGGCTTGGTGTGTTTGACGTCTTAATAGGGATTAATCTCTTACGTGAAGGAATCGATGTTCCTGAGGTATCCTTAGTTGCGATTCTTGATGCTGATAAGGAAGGCTTCCTTCGTAACGCTAGAGGACTTGTCCAAACCATCGGTCGTGCTGCACGTAACTCTGAAGGGCGCGTAATCATGTATGCGGATAAGATGACAGCATCCATGCAAATTGCCATTGAGGAAACAGCAAGACGTCGTGAGACACAGATGGCCTATAATACTGAACATGGGATCACACCGACAACGATTATCAAAGAAATACGAGATAAGATCGGCCTAACTAAAGTTGCTGATGATGGTCAAGAAGTAGCCGTCGATTACACAACGATGAATCGTAAAGAACGTAAGGCTGCGATTAAAACATTAACTGAACAGATGAATGAAGCAGCTGGCAACTTAGACTATGAGTTGGCTGCACAAATTCGAGATACGATTTTGGAGATTAAAGCGATTGACTAG
- the serC gene encoding 3-phosphoserine/phosphohydroxythreonine transaminase, which translates to MTVYNFSAGPAVLPKPVLEVAQKEMLDYRNSGMSVMELSHRSAEFDEIIKSAELRLRELMAIPDNYKVIFLQGGASLQFSMIPLNLAQKNKKAYYLVGGSWGKKAYTEAVKLAKTIDFQPELLASSEETVFNHIPTFDAKTIDKDAAYVHLTTNNTIEGTTIYDLPDTNGVPIVADMSSNILAVRYNVADFGLIYAGAQKNIGPAGVTIVIVREDLLNDEPVLSSMLDYRIQADNDSLYNTPPTYGIYMARLVFDYVASLGGVDAMETKNIEKANLLYDYIDQSEFYSNPVSVKADRSICNIPFVTPTDELDKLFNKEALEQDFKNIKGHRSVGGMRASIYNAFPLAGVEALVAFMKAFEEKNKG; encoded by the coding sequence ATGACAGTTTATAATTTCTCAGCAGGTCCTGCTGTATTACCGAAACCAGTACTTGAAGTCGCACAAAAAGAAATGCTTGATTATCGCAATAGTGGTATGAGTGTGATGGAACTGTCCCATCGGTCCGCTGAGTTCGATGAAATTATCAAATCCGCTGAATTACGGTTGCGTGAGTTGATGGCGATTCCTGATAACTATAAAGTGATTTTCTTGCAAGGTGGTGCGTCATTACAATTCTCGATGATTCCCTTAAACCTGGCACAAAAAAATAAAAAAGCGTATTATCTGGTTGGTGGCTCATGGGGCAAGAAAGCCTATACAGAAGCTGTTAAATTAGCAAAAACGATTGATTTCCAACCTGAACTTTTGGCTTCTTCGGAAGAGACTGTCTTTAACCACATCCCAACCTTTGATGCTAAAACGATTGATAAAGATGCTGCCTACGTGCATTTGACGACTAATAATACGATTGAAGGCACAACAATCTACGATTTACCGGATACAAATGGTGTGCCGATCGTCGCTGATATGAGCTCAAATATCCTAGCTGTTCGGTATAACGTTGCTGATTTTGGCTTGATTTATGCCGGTGCCCAAAAAAATATTGGCCCTGCTGGTGTGACGATTGTGATTGTCCGTGAGGATTTGTTGAATGATGAGCCTGTCTTATCATCTATGCTAGATTACCGCATCCAAGCTGACAATGACTCTCTATATAATACACCACCAACATACGGCATCTACATGGCCCGTCTGGTATTTGATTATGTTGCTAGTCTCGGTGGCGTTGATGCCATGGAAACAAAAAATATCGAAAAAGCAAACTTGCTTTATGACTATATAGATCAGTCTGAATTTTACTCAAATCCTGTATCAGTTAAGGCTGATCGTAGCATCTGTAATATCCCATTTGTCACACCGACAGATGAGTTGGATAAGTTGTTTAATAAAGAAGCACTTGAACAGGACTTTAAGAATATCAAAGGTCACCGTTCAGTTGGTGGGATGCGTGCCTCTATCTATAATGCCTTTCCATTAGCAGGTGTTGAAGCATTGGTTGCATTTATGAAAGCATTTGAAGAGAAGAATAAAGGATAA